From Streptomyces sp. NBC_01426, a single genomic window includes:
- a CDS encoding ATP-grasp domain-containing protein, with translation MAPRIALLGGRPSVLKSASDLGCDVVLIQTPGVYDPEAAAAFCVQVVDTPLVDQEAAVAAGRKVFAEQPVVRFFSPAELGLVAAARLNEEFGLGGNSVETVRLLKDKAAMRRRLAEVGLSPVRFRVVESEAELLEFVTELAGPVMIKPLDYGGSRDVHRVEGPDRVPEVWRTVEAVGRSRMLAEEFLSGHEVSVEGFSQDGVHSVVAVTDKLLGEGGSGFIEAGHSVPARVDEATRQGIVDLTGRLLDAVGLVEGPSHTEIMITDAGLRIIESHNRAGGDNIPELVRLAYGVDLVRAAVAVPLGLEAWDPEVPEATAGAAIRFLLAEPGVVTDVEVPAEVEEGVTLGVQAVPGTVVPPLTWSVDRVCGHVIAVGADAAEAVARCEKTVAAIEIRTRPVG, from the coding sequence ATGGCTCCGCGCATCGCCCTGCTGGGCGGCCGACCGAGTGTGTTGAAGTCCGCGTCCGACCTCGGTTGCGACGTGGTGCTGATCCAGACGCCGGGCGTGTACGACCCGGAGGCCGCCGCCGCGTTCTGCGTACAGGTCGTCGACACTCCGCTCGTCGACCAGGAAGCGGCGGTCGCAGCCGGTCGCAAGGTGTTCGCCGAGCAGCCGGTGGTGCGGTTCTTCTCGCCCGCCGAGCTGGGGCTGGTCGCCGCCGCCCGGTTGAACGAGGAATTCGGACTCGGCGGCAACTCGGTGGAGACCGTCCGGCTGCTCAAGGACAAGGCCGCGATGCGGCGACGGCTGGCCGAGGTGGGCCTCTCCCCCGTCCGTTTCCGTGTCGTGGAGAGCGAGGCGGAGCTGCTGGAGTTCGTCACCGAACTCGCGGGGCCGGTGATGATCAAGCCGTTGGACTACGGCGGCAGCCGCGACGTCCACCGGGTCGAGGGGCCCGACCGGGTCCCGGAGGTCTGGCGGACGGTCGAGGCGGTCGGGCGCAGCCGCATGCTGGCCGAGGAGTTCCTGTCCGGTCACGAGGTCAGCGTCGAGGGCTTCTCGCAGGACGGCGTCCATTCGGTCGTCGCGGTGACGGACAAGCTGCTGGGCGAGGGCGGGTCCGGGTTCATCGAGGCGGGCCACTCCGTCCCGGCCCGGGTGGACGAGGCGACCCGGCAGGGGATCGTGGACCTGACGGGGCGGCTGCTCGACGCGGTCGGTCTGGTCGAAGGGCCCTCGCACACCGAGATCATGATCACCGACGCGGGTCTGCGGATCATCGAGTCGCACAACCGCGCGGGCGGGGACAACATCCCCGAACTGGTGCGCCTGGCCTACGGCGTGGACCTGGTCCGGGCCGCGGTGGCGGTGCCGCTCGGCCTGGAGGCCTGGGACCCCGAGGTTCCCGAGGCCACTGCGGGCGCGGCGATCCGGTTCCTGCTCGCCGAGCCGGGGGTCGTGACCGACGTCGAGGTGCCCGCCGAGGTGGAGGAGGGCGTCACCCTGGGCGTCCAGGCCGTGCCCGGGACCGTGGTGCCCCCGCTCACCTGGTCCGTGGACCGGGTCTGCGGCCATGTGATCGCCGTCGGCGCCGATGCCGCCGAGGCCGTCGCCCGCTGCGAGAAGACGGTCGCCGCCATCGAGATCAGGACCAGGCCGGTCGGCTGA
- a CDS encoding MFS transporter — translation MLSTFSGLPRTAWIVFAGTIVNRLGFMVTPFLVYYLGSRGISTSDVPYVLGALGAGNLVGPLLGGFLADRSGRRATMVIGLVGVAASHGLLFVAPNLLSLMLTAALLSVTGSLVGPAASALVADAVDKDRRRAAFSLVHWAVNIGTAGAGMLGGFLATKGYWLLFTVDAATSLVYAVIAATMLPRGTGPKAAGPQAGAGGAGYGVVYRDRLMRALLPLFATSVAIYCLIEASLPLAIRDDGLSPTVLGLMFALNAALVVILQPIATAVLADVKPLPVYVSASVLVALGVALTGVADTPWAYAGTVALWSLGEASLGGLHSSIIQSIAPEDARARYQGAFQWSCGIARFTALTAGTAVYAHAGPAVLWWIAAVAGVAASLTVGALGPMINRRHAAIELAAASDSAPVAG, via the coding sequence ATGCTCTCCACCTTCAGTGGGCTGCCCCGCACAGCCTGGATCGTCTTCGCGGGCACGATCGTCAACCGGCTCGGTTTCATGGTCACCCCCTTCCTGGTCTACTACCTGGGATCGCGCGGGATCAGCACCTCCGACGTCCCCTACGTGCTGGGCGCCCTGGGGGCCGGCAACCTGGTCGGCCCGCTCCTCGGCGGTTTCCTGGCCGACCGCAGCGGCCGGCGCGCGACGATGGTCATCGGTCTGGTCGGTGTCGCCGCCTCGCACGGCCTGCTGTTCGTCGCCCCGAACCTGCTGAGCCTCATGCTCACGGCCGCGCTCCTGAGCGTCACCGGCAGCCTCGTCGGTCCGGCCGCCTCCGCGCTGGTCGCCGACGCGGTCGACAAGGACCGGCGCCGGGCCGCGTTCTCGCTGGTCCACTGGGCGGTGAACATCGGCACCGCGGGCGCCGGCATGCTCGGCGGGTTCCTGGCCACGAAGGGCTACTGGCTGCTGTTCACGGTGGACGCGGCGACCTCGCTCGTCTACGCGGTGATCGCGGCCACGATGCTGCCCCGGGGCACCGGCCCGAAGGCGGCCGGTCCCCAGGCCGGCGCCGGCGGGGCCGGTTACGGCGTGGTCTACCGGGACCGTCTGATGCGGGCCCTGCTGCCCCTGTTCGCCACCTCCGTCGCGATCTACTGCCTGATCGAGGCGAGCCTGCCGCTCGCCATCCGCGACGACGGCCTCTCCCCCACCGTCCTCGGCCTGATGTTCGCGCTCAACGCCGCGCTGGTCGTCATACTGCAGCCGATCGCGACGGCCGTGCTCGCCGACGTGAAGCCGCTGCCGGTCTACGTCTCGGCCAGCGTCCTGGTTGCCCTCGGCGTCGCGCTGACCGGTGTCGCCGACACCCCCTGGGCGTACGCCGGTACGGTGGCCCTGTGGTCCCTCGGCGAGGCGTCCCTCGGGGGCCTGCACTCGTCGATCATCCAGAGCATCGCCCCGGAGGACGCACGGGCCCGCTACCAGGGAGCCTTCCAGTGGTCCTGCGGCATCGCCCGGTTCACCGCGCTGACCGCCGGCACCGCGGTGTACGCCCACGCCGGTCCCGCCGTCCTCTGGTGGATCGCCGCCGTGGCGGGCGTGGCGGCCTCCCTCACGGTCGGCGCCCTCGGCCCCATGATCAACCGCCGGCACGCCGCCATCGAACTGGCCGCCGCGTCGGACTCCGCGCCCGTCGCCGGCTGA
- a CDS encoding ArsR family transcriptional regulator, translating into MAFSASDLAQMRFAVSPMWEVVTSFRLLRSGLAHPVHGPWIEQVRPRVEAAGLDRGWLAELIPPARYLPDFLTPAPPGAAPTLAEELAAIREEPDDRVRQDLDHLEKHMSSRGPRLRALYAEPRPQLARVGEEIEAYWELALAPYWARIRTVLEADVFHRARQVAEHGAGRLFNELHVSLSWVDNGLRMVRRQRTLTRKTAGAGLLLVPSAFAGPRVLTRVRLPDPPQLAYPARGIGPLWESRPVARTDAIAAVLGRSRTLLLTELDAPASTTELAHRTGISTAGVSQYLTALRDAGLVSAHRAGRSVLYARTSVGESILAGAPT; encoded by the coding sequence CTGGCGTTCTCGGCAAGTGACCTGGCGCAGATGCGGTTCGCCGTCTCGCCGATGTGGGAGGTCGTGACCAGCTTCCGGCTCCTGCGATCCGGCCTCGCACACCCCGTGCACGGGCCCTGGATCGAACAGGTGCGGCCGCGCGTCGAGGCGGCGGGCCTCGACCGGGGCTGGCTCGCCGAGCTGATCCCGCCCGCGCGCTACCTGCCCGACTTCCTCACCCCCGCGCCCCCCGGCGCGGCGCCCACCCTCGCGGAGGAACTGGCCGCGATCCGGGAGGAGCCGGACGACCGGGTCCGCCAGGACCTCGACCACCTGGAGAAGCACATGAGCTCGCGCGGGCCCCGGTTGCGGGCCCTGTACGCCGAGCCGCGGCCCCAGTTGGCGCGCGTCGGCGAGGAGATCGAGGCGTACTGGGAACTGGCGCTCGCCCCCTACTGGGCCCGGATCCGGACCGTGCTCGAAGCCGACGTCTTTCACCGGGCCCGGCAGGTCGCCGAGCACGGCGCCGGACGCCTCTTCAACGAACTCCACGTGTCGCTGAGTTGGGTCGACAACGGCCTGCGGATGGTCCGCAGGCAGCGGACCCTGACCCGCAAGACGGCGGGCGCGGGCCTGCTGCTGGTCCCCTCGGCCTTCGCCGGACCCCGCGTCCTGACCCGGGTACGACTGCCGGATCCGCCCCAACTCGCCTACCCGGCACGGGGGATCGGCCCGCTGTGGGAGTCCCGGCCCGTCGCCCGGACCGACGCCATCGCCGCCGTGCTCGGCCGCTCACGGACCCTGCTGCTGACCGAGCTGGACGCCCCCGCCTCCACCACCGAACTGGCCCACCGCACCGGCATATCCACGGCCGGGGTGTCCCAGTACCTCACGGCGCTGCGCGACGCGGGCCTGGTCAGCGCCCACCGGGCCGGACGCTCGGTGCTCTACGCCCGCACCTCCGTCGGGGAGTCCATCCTCGCCGGCGCCCCCACCTGA
- a CDS encoding MFS transporter: protein MSFLRPRFPGERALAAGIAIDATGNGMYVPFSLVFFLHVTGLPLALIGLVLTVTGLIGIAALPVAGIAVDRFGARRVQLFLYVLRGLSFACFPLAHSLPAFAAVAMLAAIGTRAFPAALQARIGELVDGENRDRMQALSRSLGNAGLGVGTLIASLLIATSGDSGYIAAAFLNAASFLVAAVLAARTPITVPAARSRADKRGGYRLVAKDRPFLTLTLANLLVAFGYTSLSVLLPVYAVDWLHLPQGLTGVAFVVNTALCATVSVPVAAFARRRFTTRTRAAAAGAALFGTGFIGQIVLGTLRPENVQVLLAGLLAAVIVMTVGEMVHSTFSGSLAQAAAPEALRGRYLAGYQLSWSLAYALAPTVFTALITLDGRLPWVLVASTTLLGAGLLLRVERSLRPDVVAFPAPPVESKAAAASR from the coding sequence ATGTCCTTCCTGCGCCCTCGGTTTCCCGGTGAGCGCGCCCTGGCCGCCGGGATCGCGATCGACGCGACCGGCAACGGGATGTACGTCCCGTTCAGCCTGGTGTTCTTCCTCCACGTCACCGGATTGCCGCTGGCGCTGATCGGCCTGGTGCTCACCGTCACCGGGCTGATCGGCATCGCCGCGCTGCCGGTGGCCGGCATCGCCGTCGACCGCTTCGGCGCGCGGAGGGTGCAGCTCTTCCTGTACGTCCTGCGCGGGCTCAGTTTCGCCTGCTTCCCGCTCGCCCACTCGCTGCCCGCCTTCGCCGCGGTGGCGATGCTCGCCGCGATCGGCACCCGGGCCTTCCCCGCCGCCCTCCAGGCCAGGATCGGGGAGCTCGTCGACGGGGAGAACCGGGACCGGATGCAGGCGCTCAGCCGCAGCCTCGGCAACGCCGGGCTGGGCGTGGGCACCCTGATCGCCTCGCTGCTCATCGCCACGTCGGGGGATTCCGGCTACATCGCCGCCGCCTTCCTGAACGCGGCGAGCTTCCTCGTCGCGGCGGTGTTGGCCGCGCGCACCCCGATCACCGTGCCGGCCGCCCGGTCCCGGGCCGACAAGCGCGGGGGGTACCGGCTGGTCGCCAAGGACCGCCCGTTCCTGACGCTGACCCTCGCGAACCTGTTGGTGGCGTTCGGCTACACCTCGCTCAGCGTGCTGTTGCCCGTGTACGCCGTCGACTGGCTGCACCTGCCGCAGGGGCTCACCGGTGTCGCGTTCGTCGTGAACACCGCGCTCTGCGCCACGGTCTCCGTGCCGGTCGCCGCGTTCGCCCGGCGCCGGTTCACGACCCGGACCCGGGCGGCGGCGGCCGGGGCGGCGCTCTTCGGGACCGGTTTCATCGGGCAGATCGTGCTCGGCACGCTGCGCCCGGAGAACGTGCAGGTGCTGTTGGCCGGGCTGCTGGCGGCCGTGATCGTCATGACGGTGGGCGAGATGGTGCACAGCACCTTCTCGGGCTCGCTGGCCCAGGCGGCGGCGCCGGAGGCACTGCGCGGGCGGTACCTCGCCGGGTACCAGCTGTCCTGGTCCCTGGCGTACGCCCTCGCGCCCACCGTGTTCACGGCCCTGATCACCCTCGACGGCCGGCTGCCCTGGGTGCTGGTCGCGTCCACGACCCTGCTGGGCGCCGGTCTGCTCCTGCGCGTCGAGCGCTCCCTGCGTCCGGACGTCGTCGCGTTTCCCGCGCCGCCCGTCGAGAGCAAGGCGGCTGCGGCGAGCCGCTGA
- a CDS encoding FAD-binding oxidoreductase — protein sequence MEPDPLATRLSAVVGDAHVLTDPSLRASHESDFTGRWVGRSRLVVRPADTAQVVEVVRLCHAAGVPIVPQGGNTSLVGGSVPDPSGTEVVLSTRRLTALGPIDVAARRVTVGAGVPLAALRRHVAPRELEFGVDLASRDSATLGGMIATNAGGERVLRYGTTRANVVGLEAVLADGSVLDRLAGLPKDNTGYDLTGLLVGSEGTLAVITRARLALVPHLPRRVTALLALDSLDAAVTLLTDLRRLESLELVEFFTADGLALVLATSGLPAPFRTTHPVYLLVECAGRRDPAEELADALEKAPAREVAVARTASDGRRLAAYRERHTESLNAAGIPLKLDVTVPLADLPAFAADLPALLAGRATPYLFGHLAEGNVHVNLLDVAPDDEEAVTEAVLGRVAAVGGSISAEHGIGRAKSRHLHLTRSAADIAVMRSVKAALDPDHLLSPHTLFPDRD from the coding sequence ATGGAACCCGACCCGCTCGCCACCCGCCTCTCGGCCGTGGTCGGGGACGCCCACGTGCTCACCGACCCGTCACTGCGCGCCTCCCACGAGAGCGACTTCACCGGCCGCTGGGTCGGCCGGTCCCGGCTGGTGGTGCGCCCCGCCGACACCGCCCAGGTCGTCGAGGTGGTGCGGCTGTGCCACGCCGCCGGCGTCCCGATCGTCCCGCAGGGCGGCAACACCAGCCTGGTCGGCGGCTCGGTCCCCGACCCTTCCGGCACCGAGGTCGTCCTCTCGACGCGCCGCCTCACCGCACTCGGCCCGATCGACGTGGCCGCGCGCCGGGTCACGGTCGGCGCGGGCGTCCCCCTCGCCGCGCTGCGGCGGCACGTCGCCCCGCGTGAGCTGGAGTTCGGGGTCGACCTGGCCTCCCGGGACTCGGCCACCCTGGGCGGCATGATCGCCACCAACGCGGGCGGCGAACGCGTCCTGCGGTACGGCACCACACGCGCCAACGTCGTCGGACTGGAGGCGGTCCTGGCCGACGGGAGCGTCCTGGACCGGCTGGCCGGTCTCCCCAAGGACAACACCGGCTACGACCTCACGGGCCTGCTGGTCGGCAGCGAGGGCACCCTGGCCGTCATCACCCGGGCCCGACTCGCGCTGGTCCCGCACCTGCCCCGACGGGTCACCGCCCTGCTCGCCCTCGACTCGCTCGACGCCGCCGTCACCCTCCTGACGGACCTCCGCCGGCTCGAATCCCTCGAACTGGTCGAGTTCTTCACCGCCGACGGCCTGGCCCTCGTCCTGGCCACGAGCGGACTCCCCGCTCCCTTCCGCACCACCCACCCCGTCTACCTGCTGGTCGAGTGCGCGGGCCGCCGCGACCCGGCCGAGGAACTCGCCGACGCACTGGAGAAGGCGCCCGCACGGGAGGTGGCCGTCGCCCGGACGGCCTCCGACGGCCGCCGGCTCGCCGCCTACCGCGAACGGCACACCGAGTCCCTGAACGCCGCCGGGATCCCGCTGAAACTGGACGTCACCGTCCCCCTCGCCGACCTCCCCGCGTTCGCCGCCGACCTGCCCGCCCTGCTCGCCGGCCGGGCCACGCCGTACCTCTTCGGCCACCTGGCCGAGGGCAACGTGCACGTCAACCTCCTCGACGTCGCGCCCGACGACGAGGAGGCGGTCACCGAGGCCGTGCTCGGCCGCGTCGCCGCCGTCGGCGGCAGCATCAGCGCCGAACACGGGATCGGCCGGGCCAAGTCCCGCCACCTGCACCTCACCCGGTCCGCCGCGGACATCGCCGTGATGCGTTCCGTGAAGGCGGCCCTGGACCCCGACCACCTGCTCAGCCCGCACACCCTCTTCCCCGACCGCGACTGA
- a CDS encoding ATP-grasp domain-containing protein, giving the protein MSGDTVPRTVVIVDAYASARCLAPLFRARGYTCVHVQSTPTIPPAYERSFRPEDFVVNIVHDGDVSRTAAAIAAHGPKGLVPGVERAVVLADRLSEELGLPGNGTALSAARRDKYRMIETVREAGVPGTDQVLAADLDTLLRWYEKADGRVVLKPVSSAGSDGVHFCDTVEEVRAAFDALLGSTSALDQDNHAVLAQEYLVGSEYIVNTVSLDGRHYVSDIWKMHHLSANGVRDLPAGAELMTRHGVEQEQLVEHTLLVLDALGIRNGPAHTELKLTPRGPRLVETGTRVCGADVHVPVEAAIGESQLDWTVDACVDPERFAQRWESGYELNRHARVVNMVSPAEGRLAGYPRMAELRALESFHDVLFRVTPGNPVFRSVDDWTFPLRVYLLHETASTVARDALTARYMDGDGFYDIT; this is encoded by the coding sequence ATGAGTGGTGACACCGTTCCCCGTACGGTCGTGATCGTCGACGCGTACGCGAGCGCACGCTGCCTGGCGCCGCTGTTCCGGGCCCGGGGCTACACCTGCGTCCACGTGCAGAGCACGCCCACGATTCCGCCCGCGTACGAACGGAGCTTCCGACCGGAGGACTTCGTCGTCAACATCGTCCACGACGGGGACGTCTCCCGGACGGCCGCGGCGATCGCCGCGCACGGCCCGAAGGGACTGGTGCCCGGCGTGGAGCGGGCCGTCGTCCTCGCCGACCGGCTGAGCGAGGAACTCGGCCTGCCGGGCAACGGGACCGCGCTGAGCGCGGCCCGCCGCGACAAGTACCGCATGATCGAGACGGTCAGGGAGGCCGGAGTCCCCGGCACCGACCAGGTGCTGGCCGCCGACCTGGACACCCTGCTGCGGTGGTACGAGAAGGCCGACGGCCGTGTGGTGCTCAAGCCGGTGAGCAGCGCGGGCAGCGACGGCGTCCACTTCTGCGACACCGTCGAGGAGGTGCGGGCGGCGTTCGACGCCCTGCTCGGCAGTACGAGCGCGCTGGACCAGGACAATCACGCGGTGCTGGCGCAGGAGTACCTCGTCGGCAGCGAGTACATCGTGAACACGGTGAGCCTGGACGGGCGGCACTACGTCAGCGACATCTGGAAGATGCACCACCTCAGCGCGAACGGCGTGCGGGACCTGCCCGCGGGCGCCGAGCTGATGACACGTCACGGGGTCGAGCAGGAACAGCTGGTGGAGCACACGCTGCTGGTGCTCGACGCCCTGGGCATCCGCAACGGCCCGGCGCACACCGAGTTGAAGCTGACGCCCCGGGGCCCGCGGCTGGTCGAGACGGGCACCCGTGTCTGCGGCGCCGACGTGCACGTGCCCGTCGAGGCGGCCATCGGCGAGAGCCAGCTGGACTGGACCGTCGACGCCTGCGTCGATCCCGAGCGGTTCGCGCAGCGGTGGGAGAGCGGCTACGAGCTGAACCGGCACGCCCGGGTCGTCAACATGGTCTCGCCCGCCGAGGGCCGGCTCGCCGGGTACCCGAGGATGGCCGAGCTGCGGGCGCTGGAGAGCTTCCACGACGTGCTGTTCCGCGTCACCCCCGGCAACCCGGTCTTCCGGTCCGTCGACGACTGGACGTTCCCGCTGCGGGTGTACCTGCTGCACGAGACCGCGAGCACCGTGGCCCGTGACGCGCTGACCGCGCGGTACATGGACGGGGACGGCTTCTACGACATCACCTGA